In the genome of Penaeus vannamei isolate JL-2024 chromosome 26, ASM4276789v1, whole genome shotgun sequence, one region contains:
- the LOC138866676 gene encoding uncharacterized protein, whose translation MKPFTAVAPALLVALACLATAFPEARPGGVCCGGSRGGRGRGRGFGRGFGGGRGLNLKLGGKFSIKGFGGGGSGYGGGGGSGGFGGGGSGGSGGFGGGGSGGFGGGGSGGGGSGGFGGGGSSGGGLGGFGSSFSSSGSSVLGSGSSFSGSSSGAFGTGSGFSSSSSGFNTGGGGGFGGGGSGGSGGGGGSGGGGGSGGGSGGSGGGVCCSYKSW comes from the exons ATGAAGCCCTTCACTGCTGTG GCGCCGGCGCTCCTGGTGGCGTTGGCGTGCCTGGCGACGGCGTTTCCCGAGGCGCGTCCGGGCGGCGTCTGCTGCGGGGGCAGCCGCGGAGGCCGAGGCCGAGGCCGCGGCTTCGGCAGAGGTTTCGGAGGCGGACGAGGCCTCAACTTGAAGCTGGGCGGAAAGTTCTCGATCAAAGGATTCGGAGGAGGCGGCTCTGGAtacggcggaggcggaggaagcggaggcttcggaggtggtggaagtggaggaagtggcggcttcggag gtggaggaagtggaggctttggaggtggaggaagtgggggcggggggagtggaggcttcggaggtggaggCAGTAGCGGTGGAGGTCTCGGAGGTTTCGGCTCGAGcttcagcagcagcggcagcagcgtcCTCGGCAGCGGGTCGAGCTTCAGTGGCAGCAGCAGCGGAGCCTTCGGAACAGGGTCAGGcttcagcagcagtagcagtggcttcaatactggaggaggaggaggcttcggCGGCGGTGGATCAGGTGGAtccggaggaggtggaggatccgGAGGCGGCGGTGGATCAGGTGGAGGCTCCGGCGGCAGCGGCGGAGGCGTCTGCTGTAGCTACAAGAGCTGGTGA
- the LOC138866575 gene encoding uncharacterized protein: METLLLRAAPALLVALACLATAFPEARPGGVCCGGSRGGSGRGFSRGFGGGRGLNFRLGGKFSIKGFGGGGSGYGGGGGSGGGGSGGFGGGGSGGFGGGGSGGFGGGGSGGFGGGGSGGFGGGGSGGFGGGGSGGFGGGGSGGFGGGGGGLGGNSLGGGYGSSFSSSGSSVLGSGSSFSSSSSGAFGTGSGFSSSSSGFNTGGGGGGGFGGGGLGGSGGGGGGGSGGGGVCCISKKW, from the exons ATGGAGACTCTTCTTCTGCGTGCG GCGCCGGCGCTCCTGGTGGCGCTGGCGTGCCTGGCGACGGCGTTTCCCGAGGCGCGTCCGGGCGGCGTTTGCTGCGGGGGCAGCCGCGGAGGCAGTGGCCGCGGCTTCAGCAGAGGTTTCGGAGGCGGACGAGGCCTCAACTTCAGGCTGGGCGGAAAGTTCTCGATCAAAGGATTCGGAGGAGGCGGCTCAGGATacggcggaggtggaggaagtggaggcggagggagtggaggcttcggaggtggaggaagtggaggcttcgggggtggaggaagtggaggcttcggaggtggaggaagtggaggctttggaggtggaggaagtggaggcttcggaggtggaggaagtggaggctttggaggtggaggaagtggaggcttcggaggcggtggaagtggaggttttggaggcggaggcggtggtCTCGGAGGAAACAGCTTGGGTGGAGGTTACGGCTCAAGCTTCAGCAGCAGTGGCAGCAGCGTCCTCGGCAGCGGGTCGAgcttcagcagcagcagcagcggagcCTTCGGAACAGGGTCAGGcttcagcagcagtagcagtggcttcaatactggaggaggaggaggaggaggcttcggCGGTGGCGGATTAGGTGGatcaggaggaggcggaggaggaggatctggCGGTGGAGGCGTCTGTTGTATTTCCAAGAAGTGGTGA